A section of the Castanea sativa cultivar Marrone di Chiusa Pesio chromosome 12, ASM4071231v1 genome encodes:
- the LOC142618362 gene encoding uncharacterized protein LOC142618362 isoform X2 has protein sequence MFHAFLYPYKYCFFLPSHFFSLVSFNNIPLHSRYITATGHWIVHCSDRNVSKKTLDGVDVMGERLAEEVLELIQRKPNLSMISFVAHSVGGLVARYAIGRLYRPPKSENVEDSTTNRCEEDSRATIGGLKAMNFITVATPHLGSRGNKQVPFLFGVPAFEKAATLVIHLIFRRTGQHLFLVDDDQGKPPLLKRLIKDDGDCYFMSALRTFKRRVAYSNVGYDHIVGWRTSSIRRNSDLPKWEDALNERYPHVVYEEHCKAYEAEECEATSIEDHGSDKLEEELVIGLSRVSWEKVDVSFHSSRQRFAAHSVIQVKDQSMHIEGADVICHMIDRFLTCEPHS, from the exons ATGTTTCATGCTTTCTTGTATCCTTACAAATATTGCTTTTTCCTCCCTTCTCACTTTTTCTCCTTGGTGAGTTTTAATAACATACCACTGCACAGTAGATATATTACTGCAACTGGTCACTGGATTGTTCATT GTAGTGATCGAAATGTGTCTAAGAAGACTCTTGATGGGGTGGATGTCATGGGAGAGCGGCTAGCAGAGGAG GTCCTTGAACTTATTCAGAGAAAGCCTAACCTATCCATGATCTCCTTTGTTGCACACTCTGTGGGAGGACTAGTGGCAAGATATGCAATTGGAAGACTTTATAGACCACCTAAGAGTGAGAATGTAGAGGATTCCACTACAAATAGATGTGAAGAGGATTCAAGGGCTACAATAGGTGGCTTGAAGGCTATGAACTTCATTACTGTTGCTACTCCTCACCTTGGTTCAAGGGGTAATAAGCAG GTACCATTTCTTTTTGGTGTACCTGCTTTTGAGAAAGCTGCAACTCTTGttattcatttgatttttaGGAGAACAGGTCAACATCTTTTTCTCGTTGATGATGACCAAGGAAAGCCACCATTGCTTAAACGTTTGATAAAAGATGATGGCGACTGTTACTTCAT GTCTGCATTGCGTACATTCAAACGTCGGGTGGCATATTCAAATGTGGGCTATGACC ATATTGTGGGCTGGAGAACATCAAGCATTAGGCGTAATAGTGATCTTCCGAAG TGGGAGGATGCTCTTAATGAAAGATATCCGCATGTTGTATATGAAGAACATTGCAAGGCTTATGAAGCTGAGGAGTGTGAGGCTACTTCAATTGAAGATCATGGGTCTGACAAGCTAGAAG AGGAACTGGTGATAGGCCTATCTCGGGTGTCATGGGAGAAAGTAGATGTCAGCTTTCATAGTAGCAGACAGAGGTTTGCTGCTCATAGTGTCATTCAG GTCAAAGACCAAAGCATGCATATAGAAGGTGCAGATGTCATTTGTCATATGATTGATCGTTTTCTCACGTGTGAGCCTCACTCCTAG